ACGCGAACGGCCTGAGCATCGAACGCCTCCAGGCGCAACTGAAGGAAATCCGCGAGTTGCAGGGGGCGGGCGTGCCCCTGGTGGCGGGCGCCGAGGTGGACATCCTCGACGACGGCACCCTGGACTACCCGGACGACGTGCTGGCGCAGCTGGATTACGTGGTCGCCAGCGTCCACAGCCTCTTCACGCTGAGCCCCGAACGGCAGACCGAACGCCTGATCCGCGCCGCCAGCCACCCGCTGGTCACGATCCTGGGGCACCCCACGGGCCGCCTGCTGCTGCGCCGCCCCGGCTACGCCCTCGACCTGGACGCCGTCATGGTCGCCTGCGCCGAGCGCGGCACGGTCGTCGAGATCAACGCGAACGCCTACCGCCTGGACCTCGACTGGCGTGTCGCCCTGACGTGGCGTGACCGCGTGAAGTTCGCCATCAACACCGACGCCCACGTGCCGGGCGGCCTGAAAGACGCGAAATACGGCGTGATGGTCGCCCGGAAGGCCGGCCTGACCCCGGCGCACGTGATCAACACCCTGGAACGCGAGGCGTTCCTGGCGTTCGTGCAGGAGCAGCGGGCGGGGCGGAGCTGACGCCGGGCCTGTCCGTCAGACGGGTTTGGCCAGGACGCTGTCCCCGGCGCGCAGGGTGGTGCGGACGAGCAGGTCGGCGGGAATCATGATCTGGTTGGTCAGGTTGGCGGACATGCGGACGGGCAGGGTGTACACCTGTCCGTCGTCGGCTTTCAGGGCGACCAGTTGCGGGTGGCGCACGATGTCTTCCTTCCAGCGCTTGAAGATCAGTTCGTCGACGAGCGCCACGCCCTGCACCTGCCGGGTGATGGTGACGGTCAGGCGGGCCACGCGTGTCTTGCGGGGCACGATCAGGCCGATGCGGAACAGTTTGAGCAGCATGCGTTTCGCTTCGGGGTCCTGCGTGAGTTCCGAGACGGGTTTCTGCGCGTCGATCTGCTTGAGGACATCGAGTTCCCGCAGGCTCCAGCGCATGCGGCCCACCCGTTGCGGGCTGGTGATGCGGGCCGGACCGTCGAACGGCAGGTCCTGGACGGGCATGGCCTCCAGCGCTTCCAGCGTGACCTCGTCGAGGGTGCTGTCCAGGCGGGGGCTGGGGTGCGTGACGCCCTCATCGAAGTGAAAGCGGCCCTGCGGGTCCTGAAGGAGGCGTACCAGTGCGGACACGCCGTCGTCCGGCCCGAACTGAAGGTGCCGGACGCGCCCGGCTTCCAGCCACGCCTGGAACTGCCCGTCCGGGCGGTACACGTACAGCACGCCGCTGCGGCCCTGCTCTGAGAGCAGGTACAGCAGTTCCAGGAAGTCGAAGGTGTCGAGGCTGGATGTGGATCTGGTCATGCGTGCGTGGCGTTCAGCGTGATCACGTCCTCCCGTCGCGGCGGCGGGCGCCCCTGCACTCATGTTCGCTCATCCGGCGGCGGCGGGCAAGTGGCCTTCCCGGCAGGACGGGTCACCCGCTGCCCTGCGGCTGCCCTTCATACGGACTGCCCTCTGTTCCGCCCGCAGATCATAGGGATTCCGGTTCAGTGCCTTTTCAGCTGCGCAGCAGGTGCGAGAAGTTCGCGTTCTCCAGGGGCGGCAGGTCCTCCAGGCCGCGCAGACCGAAGTCCAGCAGGAACCGCTCGGTGGTGCCGTACAGCAGCGGGCTGCCCACCGCTTCCGAACGGCCCACGACCTTCACCAGTTCCCGTTCCTGCAACGTGACGACCGTGCCCGCGCTGCCGCCGCGCATGGCCTCGATCTCGGCGCGCGTGACGGGCTGCCGGTACGCGATGACGGCCAGCACCTCCAGTGCCGCGCTGCTCAGGGCCGGCAGGGGCGGCGGGGCCAGCAGCGGCGCCAGCTGCCCGGACAGGGTGGCCGGCACGACCAGCCGGTACCCGCCGGCGACCGCCTCGACGGTGAAGCCCAGGTTCGCGGCGTCCAGTCGTTCCGTGAACGCCTGCACCTGCCGCAGCGCCGCGTCTTCCGGGATGCCCAGCACGCCCGCCAGTTCCCGCGCCTGCACGGGCCGCCCGGCGGCCATCAGGGCCGCACCGATCAGGCTGAGGACCGGCCCCGGCGACACCGCCGGCCCACCCGTTGACGCCGGTTCGGGCGGCGTGCCCTGCGGGTCACTCATACGGACTCCCACTG
This Deinococcus seoulensis DNA region includes the following protein-coding sequences:
- a CDS encoding DUF4388 domain-containing protein, whose protein sequence is MTRSTSSLDTFDFLELLYLLSEQGRSGVLYVYRPDGQFQAWLEAGRVRHLQFGPDDGVSALVRLLQDPQGRFHFDEGVTHPSPRLDSTLDEVTLEALEAMPVQDLPFDGPARITSPQRVGRMRWSLRELDVLKQIDAQKPVSELTQDPEAKRMLLKLFRIGLIVPRKTRVARLTVTITRQVQGVALVDELIFKRWKEDIVRHPQLVALKADDGQVYTLPVRMSANLTNQIMIPADLLVRTTLRAGDSVLAKPV
- the scpB gene encoding SMC-Scp complex subunit ScpB — its product is MSDPQGTPPEPASTGGPAVSPGPVLSLIGAALMAAGRPVQARELAGVLGIPEDAALRQVQAFTERLDAANLGFTVEAVAGGYRLVVPATLSGQLAPLLAPPPLPALSSAALEVLAVIAYRQPVTRAEIEAMRGGSAGTVVTLQERELVKVVGRSEAVGSPLLYGTTERFLLDFGLRGLEDLPPLENANFSHLLRS